Proteins from one Pseudomonas grandcourensis genomic window:
- a CDS encoding ABC transporter ATP-binding protein: MIDESLQYSAFERLAASNNDAAQDLVLEVEGLTVSFPGLFKTVKAVRGIDLKVRRGEILGLVGESGSGKSMTAMSCLGLMPEAARLEGSVRVAGQQVNGASASQLAALRGGGAAMIFQNPMKALNPFFTIGRQMFDVIGCHRQLSKAQIRAEALSSLEAVSMPDPPLALAKYPHQMSGGQLQRVVIAMALACRPKLLIADEPTTALDVTVQAQIIALLRKLAREQDLAILFITHNLGVVASLCDRVAVMYAGEVVESGPVGEVFKRPAHPYTLKLMGTVPKLGQGPQALGFIPGQVPNMAAPPAGCAFNPRCERATGRCNHAAPRVVIGKEHWAACHNILVKV, encoded by the coding sequence ATGATCGACGAATCCTTGCAATATTCTGCTTTCGAGCGTCTCGCCGCTTCGAATAACGACGCAGCTCAAGACCTGGTGCTGGAAGTGGAAGGGCTGACGGTGTCTTTCCCTGGTTTGTTCAAGACCGTAAAGGCCGTACGCGGCATCGACCTTAAGGTAAGGCGCGGTGAGATCCTCGGGTTGGTGGGGGAGTCGGGCTCGGGCAAGTCTATGACGGCCATGTCTTGCCTTGGATTGATGCCTGAAGCCGCTCGGCTGGAAGGCAGTGTCAGGGTCGCCGGACAACAGGTCAACGGCGCCTCGGCATCGCAGCTGGCGGCTTTGCGTGGCGGTGGCGCGGCGATGATCTTCCAGAATCCGATGAAGGCGCTCAACCCGTTCTTCACCATCGGGCGGCAGATGTTCGACGTCATCGGCTGCCATCGGCAACTGAGTAAGGCACAAATCCGCGCCGAGGCGCTGAGCTCGCTGGAAGCGGTGAGCATGCCCGACCCCCCTCTGGCGCTAGCCAAGTACCCGCACCAGATGTCTGGCGGTCAGTTGCAGCGAGTGGTGATTGCCATGGCGCTGGCCTGTCGGCCGAAACTGCTGATCGCCGATGAGCCGACCACGGCGCTGGACGTCACCGTGCAGGCGCAGATCATCGCGCTGCTGCGCAAGCTGGCACGGGAGCAGGACCTGGCGATTCTGTTTATCACCCACAACCTGGGGGTAGTGGCTTCGCTCTGTGACCGGGTGGCGGTGATGTATGCCGGCGAAGTGGTGGAGAGCGGTCCGGTGGGCGAGGTGTTCAAGCGACCTGCACACCCCTACACCCTGAAGTTGATGGGCACCGTGCCCAAGTTGGGGCAGGGACCCCAAGCTCTGGGCTTCATCCCGGGGCAGGTGCCGAACATGGCGGCTCCCCCGGCTGGCTGTGCCTTCAACCCACGTTGTGAACGCGCCACCGGACGCTGCAATCACGCTGCGCCTAGGGTTGTCATCGGCAAGGAGCACTGGGCAGCTTGCCACAACATATTGGTCAAGGTGTGA
- a CDS encoding ABC transporter permease — protein sequence MSIQDVSLSMPSRAPSWRIKALAFASDNKLFVFGALLLLLIILAAVFAPWLAPYEPNKIVFSQKLLAPNWAHWMGTDEFGRDILSRVLYGARTSLIIGVSVTLIAMLIGIPIGLVSGYFGGRVDTLLMRLSDVFLAFPPLLLPIAITAALGSGLANAMLALAVSWFPWYARIMRGAVVRVRSETYIHAARSMGVSHCRILLRHVLPNATTPVIVQGSMDFGYTILAAASLSFIGLGAKPPMIEWGLMAAASRSQLLENPWTVLFPGVAIFVLVLAVNLVGDGLRDVLDPKKGTR from the coding sequence ATGAGTATCCAAGACGTATCCCTGTCCATGCCCTCGCGAGCCCCATCATGGCGTATCAAGGCCCTGGCGTTTGCCAGCGATAACAAGTTGTTTGTATTCGGCGCGCTGTTATTGCTGCTGATCATCCTGGCGGCAGTCTTCGCCCCCTGGCTTGCACCTTATGAGCCGAACAAGATTGTCTTTTCCCAGAAATTGCTGGCACCCAACTGGGCACACTGGATGGGCACCGACGAGTTTGGTCGCGACATTCTTTCACGGGTGCTTTATGGCGCACGCACCTCGCTGATCATCGGAGTAAGCGTGACTCTGATTGCGATGCTGATCGGGATTCCGATTGGGCTTGTTTCCGGTTACTTCGGTGGTCGAGTTGATACGCTGCTGATGCGTTTATCAGATGTGTTTCTGGCCTTTCCGCCGCTGTTGTTGCCGATCGCTATCACCGCTGCGCTGGGATCAGGATTGGCCAACGCCATGTTAGCGCTCGCTGTCTCCTGGTTTCCCTGGTACGCGAGGATCATGCGCGGTGCGGTAGTACGGGTTCGGTCAGAAACCTATATCCATGCCGCCCGTTCCATGGGTGTCAGTCACTGCCGTATTTTGCTTCGCCATGTACTACCCAATGCCACCACGCCTGTGATCGTGCAGGGCTCCATGGACTTTGGTTACACCATTCTCGCCGCTGCCTCGCTGAGCTTTATCGGGCTGGGGGCCAAGCCGCCCATGATCGAATGGGGGCTGATGGCCGCAGCGTCGCGCTCGCAGTTACTCGAGAATCCCTGGACGGTGCTGTTTCCCGGAGTGGCGATTTTTGTCCTGGTGCTGGCCGTCAACCTGGTAGGTGACGGGCTGCGCGATGTGCTCGATCCAAAGAAGGGGACGCGCTGA
- a CDS encoding ABC transporter permease, with protein sequence MAKYIAQRLIVMFFILLGVLTITFVLSRALPGSPVEMMLGNHPTVEQIAVAREKLGLDKPLPIQYFNYIGDLLRGDFGISLRTGRPVVEEVVRRVGATFELTFLAMFWVVVLGVPIGVISAARQNSVVDNAARAGSIAGTAFPVFILAMGLQLLFYGKLNWLPLQGRIDASILLDSPFERVTGFYLIDTLLAGNFVALWSAIKHLTLPVLTLVIVTLATVTRITRNMMVEVLSEEYIRTAVSYGVPKWRIHYAYALKATMIPLLTVVGLTFGYLLGGAVVVEFIFDWPGLGGFVVFSIAQNDFPAVMGATLVLATTYLSINLIVDLLYHLVDPRLRVQ encoded by the coding sequence ATGGCGAAGTATATAGCTCAGCGATTGATAGTGATGTTCTTCATTCTTTTGGGAGTGTTGACCATCACCTTCGTTCTGAGCCGAGCTCTTCCGGGTTCTCCGGTAGAAATGATGCTGGGAAACCACCCCACGGTGGAGCAGATTGCCGTCGCACGGGAAAAACTGGGGTTGGATAAGCCTCTGCCGATCCAATACTTCAATTACATCGGTGATCTTCTCCGAGGTGATTTTGGCATTAGTCTGCGCACCGGGCGGCCGGTGGTGGAGGAAGTGGTCAGGCGGGTTGGTGCGACTTTTGAACTGACATTCCTGGCGATGTTCTGGGTGGTGGTGCTAGGGGTGCCGATCGGTGTCATCTCAGCGGCGCGGCAAAACTCAGTGGTCGACAATGCGGCACGAGCTGGGTCCATCGCCGGGACGGCGTTTCCAGTTTTCATCCTGGCCATGGGCTTGCAGTTACTGTTCTACGGCAAGCTCAACTGGCTGCCACTACAAGGACGTATCGATGCTTCCATTCTTCTCGATAGCCCTTTTGAGCGTGTAACAGGCTTTTACCTGATTGACACGCTGCTGGCCGGTAATTTCGTAGCACTGTGGAGCGCCATCAAACACCTGACGCTACCCGTGCTCACCCTGGTCATCGTGACCTTGGCCACTGTCACCCGGATCACCCGAAACATGATGGTGGAGGTGCTATCCGAGGAGTACATCCGTACGGCCGTTTCTTACGGTGTACCCAAGTGGCGTATCCATTACGCCTATGCCCTGAAGGCGACAATGATTCCGCTCCTGACAGTGGTGGGCCTGACCTTCGGTTACCTGCTCGGTGGTGCGGTAGTCGTTGAGTTCATTTTCGATTGGCCTGGCCTGGGCGGCTTCGTGGTGTTTTCGATTGCCCAGAATGATTTCCCCGCTGTGATGGGCGCCACCCTGGTGCTGGCCACGACGTATCTGTCGATCAACCTGATCGTTGATCTCTTGTATCACCTTGTTGATCCGAGGTTGCGAGTCCAATGA
- a CDS encoding ABC transporter substrate-binding protein, with protein MKFKRTLMAGLMALSITAPLISGLVYAANNTLVVADRASFKDWDPASAFSEEVRVLGNIYETLVVYNAPGSAEEFSPGLATSWESSDNGKTWTFKLRHGVKFHDGSAFNAAAVKKSIDYVKELKQGAAFVWNGLDAVEALADDTVVLKFKSPTPANLIAAGQYAAYIIAPAAVEKGHDWMMAPNAIGTGPYKLGQVEQGQQVVLERFEGYWGGWKEGQFDRVIVKVVSEAATRTQMIKNGEAGVAWDIPLDQLKVLGENPSIKVSTAPSWKNFQFLINTQKYPTNNLAFRQALQYLWDYESVTKDILHGYGSVSKGPLPTSIWGHASVPMASYDLDKARQLLEASGIPKQDWKVSMQYISGIYANAAELFQATASQVGVEVELLPGEWGVIWDKAKKLDTAPNMQSMAWWPTYPTPSDWLFSEFHTEKTTLFNLSHYSNPNFDQLIEEAAALEGSDRAKSTEKYVQAQQILAKDAPAIWYADVQQIRVSRKDIKGMEKSLNPAYEAILYYNLNR; from the coding sequence ATGAAATTCAAAAGAACATTGATGGCGGGGTTGATGGCGCTGTCCATTACTGCGCCATTGATCAGTGGTCTGGTGTATGCGGCAAATAATACCTTGGTTGTCGCTGATCGAGCCTCTTTCAAGGATTGGGATCCAGCCTCGGCCTTTTCGGAGGAAGTGCGGGTACTGGGCAATATCTACGAGACACTAGTGGTATATAACGCGCCAGGCAGTGCTGAGGAGTTTTCCCCTGGGCTTGCCACGTCCTGGGAAAGCAGCGACAACGGCAAGACCTGGACCTTCAAGCTGCGGCACGGCGTTAAATTTCATGACGGTTCGGCCTTTAATGCCGCAGCGGTCAAAAAGTCCATTGATTACGTCAAGGAGCTGAAACAGGGCGCTGCATTTGTATGGAACGGTCTGGATGCCGTCGAGGCCCTCGCTGACGATACGGTAGTGCTCAAGTTTAAGAGTCCCACTCCGGCAAATCTGATCGCGGCAGGTCAGTATGCGGCTTACATCATTGCCCCGGCGGCGGTGGAGAAAGGTCATGACTGGATGATGGCTCCCAACGCCATCGGTACCGGTCCCTACAAACTTGGACAGGTCGAACAGGGCCAGCAAGTGGTGCTTGAGCGATTCGAAGGCTACTGGGGAGGTTGGAAAGAAGGGCAATTTGATCGGGTCATCGTGAAGGTCGTGTCCGAAGCCGCCACTCGTACCCAGATGATCAAAAATGGCGAGGCCGGTGTCGCTTGGGATATCCCTCTTGATCAGCTCAAGGTGTTGGGAGAGAACCCCTCCATCAAGGTGAGCACCGCGCCTTCGTGGAAGAACTTTCAATTTTTGATCAATACCCAGAAGTACCCTACGAACAACCTAGCATTTCGTCAGGCGCTGCAGTACCTCTGGGACTATGAAAGTGTCACCAAAGATATTTTGCATGGCTACGGCAGCGTTTCCAAGGGGCCTTTGCCCACCAGTATATGGGGGCATGCCAGCGTGCCTATGGCCTCTTACGATCTGGATAAAGCCCGACAATTGTTGGAAGCCTCCGGTATACCTAAGCAGGACTGGAAGGTCTCGATGCAGTACATCAGTGGCATCTATGCAAACGCTGCTGAACTATTCCAGGCCACGGCTTCTCAGGTTGGCGTTGAGGTGGAGTTACTCCCCGGCGAGTGGGGTGTGATCTGGGATAAGGCAAAGAAGCTGGATACCGCTCCCAACATGCAATCTATGGCTTGGTGGCCGACGTATCCGACACCCAGTGATTGGCTTTTCAGTGAGTTCCATACAGAAAAAACCACGCTATTCAATCTGTCTCACTACAGCAACCCAAACTTTGATCAGTTGATCGAAGAGGCGGCGGCGTTAGAGGGCAGTGATCGGGCCAAGTCCACTGAAAAGTACGTGCAGGCCCAGCAGATACTGGCCAAGGACGCTCCTGCGATCTGGTACGCCGACGTGCAGCAGATACGTGTCTCCCGCAAAGACATCAAGGGTATGGAAAAGAGCCTGAATCCTGCTTATGAGGCGATTCTCTATTACAACCTGAATCGCTGA
- a CDS encoding helix-turn-helix transcriptional regulator: MLASITGWQYRASAPLSGIVLHGAFEAVTPSDDQFSMLSILALGILFMVSSSSSQSMQDFSQNLRLLCGYYKSVAKVCRSLDINRQQFNKYLGAQATPSSFTLRKICTFFGVDEEEIFSEHESFRALLNRQRAAREPDSAVPADFFPSSAQELSKYQGYYFVYLMSPAAPGEVIKSITRLTRSGEKILSKTYERMRLGDDQLNSFGINKYRGFCFASSDLIYIVEREYLSSRGYIWSALYPSYRSRFRFLNGLVIGVSGDNFRRPFGAHIVFEHLGESIDLRNALTSCSCFPIDAPEIPDEVRSRLLVHPSEGEFNLVPPLF, translated from the coding sequence ATGCTCGCGTCGATCACGGGTTGGCAATACCGAGCTTCTGCGCCACTTTCAGGCATTGTCTTGCACGGAGCTTTTGAAGCCGTAACCCCAAGCGACGATCAGTTCAGCATGTTGTCAATTCTGGCGTTAGGAATACTCTTTATGGTCAGTTCCAGTTCATCCCAGTCGATGCAAGACTTCAGTCAAAACTTGCGCCTTCTCTGCGGATATTATAAGTCGGTGGCTAAGGTGTGCCGCTCCCTTGATATCAACCGCCAGCAGTTCAACAAATACTTGGGGGCGCAAGCGACTCCCTCGTCCTTTACCCTGCGCAAGATCTGCACTTTTTTTGGGGTGGATGAGGAGGAAATATTCTCCGAGCATGAATCCTTCCGCGCTCTGCTCAACAGGCAACGCGCGGCGCGAGAGCCGGACAGTGCGGTACCAGCCGATTTTTTCCCGAGCTCCGCGCAGGAGTTGTCGAAGTACCAGGGTTACTACTTTGTCTATTTGATGTCGCCTGCCGCGCCGGGGGAGGTGATCAAGTCGATTACCCGCTTGACCCGCTCCGGCGAAAAAATCCTGAGTAAAACCTACGAGCGGATGAGGCTGGGCGATGACCAGTTGAACAGTTTCGGCATCAATAAATATCGTGGGTTCTGCTTTGCCTCATCGGATCTGATTTACATCGTGGAGCGCGAGTACCTCTCGTCCCGGGGCTATATCTGGTCAGCGCTTTATCCCTCCTACCGCAGTCGTTTCCGTTTTCTCAACGGCTTGGTAATCGGCGTTTCGGGTGACAATTTTCGCCGTCCTTTTGGTGCCCATATTGTATTTGAGCACCTAGGCGAGTCGATCGACCTGCGTAACGCTCTCACCAGTTGCAGCTGTTTTCCGATTGATGCCCCTGAGATTCCCGACGAGGTGAGGTCGCGGCTGCTGGTACATCCATCAGAAGGTGAGTTCAACCTCGTCCCTCCGCTGTTTTAA
- a CDS encoding tyrosine-type recombinase/integrase, with protein MAKITIKELESLTANDAGRILREDGNLAGRISLRKDGVSVSFFYRYRWGDQNKEYACGSWPRKSLTDIRKARNQARALIDEQINPNEQKKTTKAQAYAAANVEAEQVKTTKVQTLTVQNLASAWLLDGVARKDGNAELQRRFNKDLLPALGRTAVNNVSEHDVRALIRTVVNRGAHRQAISFFADLTQMFSWARKRQPWRALLVEGDPTELVDISPLIPADYEAERSRILSPAELLELHNRFQQMTADYDALPAGQKYDGIRPLKKETQLALWISLGTLCRIGELLQAEWKNVDLDQQTWFLPSENVKGTRGKKQDHHVFLSPFALHFFQELKTLTGDSQWCFPNKQDDGHVDVKVVSKQVGDRQARFKNRKALSRRRHDDTLVLADGQNGDWTPHDLRRTGATMMQALGVSLDVIDRCQNHVLAGSRVRRHYLHHDYAEEKKHAWNLLGDRLSAVLSSTYEHPPVESMLSFPANTATGSLPPS; from the coding sequence ATGGCCAAAATCACCATCAAAGAACTCGAGTCGCTGACCGCCAATGATGCCGGCCGGATCCTCCGGGAGGATGGCAATCTCGCGGGTCGAATTTCCCTGCGTAAGGACGGCGTGTCGGTCAGCTTTTTCTATCGGTATCGCTGGGGCGACCAGAACAAAGAGTACGCCTGCGGGTCTTGGCCACGCAAATCCCTGACCGACATCCGCAAGGCACGCAACCAGGCTAGGGCGCTCATCGATGAGCAGATCAATCCCAACGAGCAGAAGAAAACCACCAAGGCACAGGCCTACGCCGCAGCTAACGTAGAGGCCGAACAGGTAAAAACGACGAAGGTGCAAACGCTGACCGTCCAGAATCTGGCCAGCGCCTGGCTGTTGGATGGCGTGGCGCGCAAAGATGGCAATGCCGAGTTGCAGCGCCGTTTTAACAAGGACCTTTTGCCGGCACTTGGCAGGACCGCGGTGAACAATGTTTCCGAACACGATGTTCGGGCGCTGATCCGCACCGTGGTCAACCGCGGCGCTCACCGTCAAGCCATCAGCTTCTTCGCCGACCTCACCCAGATGTTCAGCTGGGCTAGAAAGCGCCAACCTTGGCGGGCGTTACTGGTTGAGGGTGATCCGACTGAGCTGGTCGACATCTCCCCCCTGATCCCTGCCGACTACGAAGCGGAAAGAAGCCGGATCCTTTCCCCGGCGGAGCTGTTGGAACTGCACAACCGCTTCCAGCAAATGACCGCCGATTACGACGCCCTCCCCGCGGGCCAAAAATACGACGGTATTCGGCCGCTAAAGAAGGAAACGCAGCTCGCGCTCTGGATCAGCCTGGGCACCTTGTGCCGGATTGGCGAGTTGCTGCAGGCCGAATGGAAAAATGTCGATCTGGACCAGCAGACCTGGTTCCTCCCCAGTGAAAACGTCAAGGGCACCCGGGGCAAGAAGCAGGACCACCATGTCTTCCTCTCCCCCTTTGCCCTTCATTTCTTTCAGGAGCTCAAAACCCTGACGGGAGACTCCCAATGGTGCTTTCCGAACAAGCAGGATGACGGGCATGTGGACGTAAAGGTGGTGAGTAAACAGGTCGGCGATCGCCAGGCCCGGTTCAAAAACCGCAAGGCCCTTTCAAGACGGCGTCACGACGACACCCTAGTTCTTGCCGACGGCCAGAACGGCGACTGGACGCCACACGACCTGCGCCGCACGGGCGCGACCATGATGCAGGCTTTGGGGGTCAGCCTGGACGTCATCGACCGCTGCCAAAACCATGTGCTGGCCGGCTCGCGGGTGAGACGCCACTACCTCCATCACGACTATGCCGAAGAGAAGAAGCACGCCTGGAACTTGTTGGGCGATCGACTGAGTGCCGTATTGTCGTCCACCTACGAGCATCCTCCGGTCGAGTCGATGCTGTCTTTTCCTGCGAATACCGCGACTGGCTCTTTACCACCTTCTTAA